A single Tamandua tetradactyla isolate mTamTet1 chromosome X, mTamTet1.pri, whole genome shotgun sequence DNA region contains:
- the ZBTB33 gene encoding transcriptional regulator Kaiso encodes MESRKLISATDTQYSGSLLNSLNEQRGHGLFCDVTVIVEDRKFRAHRNILSASSTYFHQLFAVAGQVVELSFIRAEIFAEILNYIYSSKIVRVRSDLLDELIKSGQLLGVKFIAELGVPLSQVKSISGTAQDGNAEILPPGSSDKNLEIQKSKDEAQDNGATIMPIITESFSLSAEDYETKKIIVTDSDDDDDDVIFCSEILPAKQTLPSNNTVAQVQPNPGSVAISEVAPCASNNSPPLSNITPTQKLPTSVNQATLSQTQGSEKLLVSSAPTHLTPNIILLNETPLTTPSNVSSSLPNHMSSSINLLVQNQQPPNSAVLKGNEANEEEEEEIIDDDDDTISSSPDSAVSNTSLVPQADIPQDSTFDGSLIQKMQIPTLLQEPLSNSLKISDIITRNTNDPGLGSKHLMEGQKIITLDTATEIEGLSTGCKVYANIGEDTYDIVIPVKDDPDEGEARLENEVPKTSGGDTANKRMKVKHDDHYELIVDGRVYYICIVCKRSYVCLTSLRRHFNIHSWEKKYPCRYCEKVFPLAEYRTKHEIHHTGERRYQCLACGKSFINYQFMSSHIKSVHSQDPSGDSKLYRLHPCKSLQIRQYAYLSDRSSTMPVMKDDGIGYKVDAGKEPPVGTTSTQSKPMSWEDIFIQQENDSIFKQNVTDGSTEFEFIIPESY; translated from the coding sequence ATGGAGAGTAGAAAACTTATTTCTGCTACAGACACTCAGTACTCTGGCAGTCTACTGAACTCCTTGAATGAGCAACGTGGCCATGGACTCTTCTGCGATGTTACTGTTATTGTGGAAGACCGAAAATTCCGGGCCCATAGGAATATTCTTTCAGCTTCTAGTACATACTTCCATCAGCTCTTTGCAGTTGCTGGGCAAGTTGTTGAACTGAGCTTTATAAGAGCAGAAATCTTTGCAGAAATTCTCAATtatatttatagttctaaaatCGTCCGTGTTAGATCAGATTTACTTGATGAGTTAATTAAATCAGGGCAGTTATTAGGAGTTAAATTTATAGCAGAGCTTGGTGTACCATTGTCACAGGTTAAAAGCATCTCAGGTACAGCTCAGGATGGTAATGCAGAGATCTTACCTCCTGGTTCTAGTGACAAGAACCTTGAAATACAAAAGTCAAAAGATGAGGCCCAAGATAATGGGGCCACTATAATGCCTATTATAACAGAgtctttttctttatctgctgAAGATTATGAAACTAAAAAGATTATTGTGACTGATtcggatgatgatgatgatgacgtcATTTTCTGCTCTGAGATTCTGCCTGCAAAGCAGACTTTGCCGAGTAACAATACAGTGGCACAGGTCCAGCCTAACCCAGGCTCTGTTGCTATTTCAGAGGTTGCACCCTGTGCTAGCAATAACTCTCCCCCTTTATCAAATATCACACCAACTCAGAAACTTCCTACTTCTGTGAATCAAGCAACTCTGAGCCAAACACAAGGAAGTGAAAAATTGCTGGTATCTTCAGCCCCAACACATCTGACTCCCAACATTATTTTGTTAAATGAGACACCACTTACTACACCATCAAATGTCAGTTCTTCACTTCCAAATCATATGTCTTCGTCAATCAATTTACTTGTACAGAATCAGCAGCCACCAAACAGTgctgttttaaaaggaaatgaggCCAacgaggaggaagaggaggaaattatagatgatgatgatgacactATTAGCTCCAGTCCAGACTCAGCAGTCAGTAACACATCTTTGGTTCCACAGGCTGATATCCCCCAAGACAGCACCTTTGATGGATCATTGATACAGAAGATGCAGATTCCTACACTTTTGCAAGAACCACTTTCcaattctttgaaaatttcagATATAATTACTAGAAACACTAATGATCCTGGTTTAGGATCAAAACATCTAATGGAGGGCCAGAAGATCATTACTTTAGATACAGCTACCGAAATTGAAGGCTTGTCGACTGGTTGCAAAGTTTATGCAAATATTGGTGAAGATACTTATGACATTGTGATCCCCGTTAAAGATGATCCTGACGAAGGGGAAGCCAGACTTGAGAATGAGGTACCCAAAACATCTGGCGGTGACACAGCAAACAAACGTATGAAGGTAAAACATGATGATCACTATGAGTTAATAGTAGATGGAAGGGTCTATTATATCTGCATTGTATGCAAAAGATCGTATGTCTGTCTGACAAGCTTGCGGAGACATTTTAACATTCATTCTTGGGAGAAGAAATATCCCTGCCGTTACTGTGAGAAGGTGTTTCCTCTGGCAGAATATCGCACAAAGCATGAAATTCATCACACAGGGGAGCGAAGGTATCAGTGTTTGGCCTGTGGCAAATCTTTCATCAACTATCAGTTTATGTCTTCACATATAAAGTCAGTTCATAGTCAAGATCCTTCTGGAGACTCAAAGCTTTATCGTTTACATCCATGCAAGTCTTTACAGATCAGACAATATGCATACCTTTCTGATAGGTCAAGCACTATGCCTGTAATGAAGGATGATGGTATTGGGTATAAGGTTGATGCTGGTAAAGAACCTCCAGTAGGGACCACATCTACTCAGAGCAAGCCAATGTCCTGGGAAGATATTTTTATTCAGCAGGAAAATGATTCAATTTTTAAACAGAATGTAACAGATGGCAGTACTGAGTTTGAATTTATAATACCAGAATCTTATTGA